The following are from one region of the Capsicum annuum cultivar UCD-10X-F1 chromosome 1, UCD10Xv1.1, whole genome shotgun sequence genome:
- the LOC107841407 gene encoding uncharacterized protein LOC107841407 codes for MAVDSAIPSTSTNSNPNIDNSHPLYLHPSDTPGTVLVSVPFAGIGYGEWREGMVIALSAKNKLQLINGSFDKPDANSHLFPHWERCNNMLKAWIMNSLSKGIAKIVLYYKTAKEAWENLEERYGVVNASQYYSLQRAINSIFQVSLDIASYFTKLKGLWDELGTYSFGKPCVCGALHELIEGQQLIQFLSGLNDVYSTVRSNILMMNPIPSVGQAYSMLIRDEKQREIKSDITSFSSDSTLFNVTSTPP; via the coding sequence ATGGCTGTTGATTCTGCTATTCCGTCAACTTCGACGAATTCTAACCCTAATATTGACAACTCTCATCCCTTGTACTTACATCCCTCTGACACTCCGGGCACAGTCCTTGTATCCGTGCCTTTTGCTGGTATCGGCTATGGAGAGTGGAGGGAAGGGATGGTGATTGCGTTATCTgctaaaaataaactacaacTTATAAATGGGAGTTTTGACAAACCTGATGCTAACTCCCATCTCTTTCCACACTGGGAGCGATGCAATAATATGCTGAAAGCTTGGATAATGAATTCCCTGTCTAAGGGCATAGCTAAAATTGTTCTCTACTATAAGACTGCCAAAGAAGCTTGGGAAAATCTAGAGGAAAGATATGGTGTAGTTAATGCATCTCAATATTATAGCCTTCAACGTGCCATAAATTCCATTTTCCAAGTATCCCTTGACATAGCTAGTTACTTTACCAAACTCAAGGGGCTTTGGGATGAGTTAGGTACATACTCTTTTGGTAAACCTTGTGTTTGTGGAGCTTTACATGAGCTGATTGAAGGCCAACAACTCATTCAATTTCTCTCTGGGTTAAATGATGTATATTCCACTGTACGAAGTAACATCTTGATGATGAACCCTATCCCATCTGTTGGACAAGCTTATTCTATGCTAATAAGGGATGAGAAACAAAGAGAGATCAAATCTGACATAACAAGTTTCTCTTCTGATTCCACCTTATTTAATGTTACTTCTACCCCTCCTTAA